aagTGACAGTATGTTTCAATATCTCTAGGGAAAATCCTACTGTCGATGGCTGAAGGATCCATAGTGCAAGATACCAATTTAACAAATAATCATCTTAGCATTCTCCCCACATCCCTGCAGGCCATGTGGTCCATGCACATAGTTACAGCTTTTTGTTAGCATATACTGATAGGATACCTGCCCATCTCAAGTATTCCAATTTAGAATTATAAAATGGATTGattaaatcattttattatattgtattgtaaTTCACACTTGTTAGTAAGAGCAGGTTGGCATTTGCGACAATTTGACAAGTCTAGTAAGGTACTTTTAAAAAATAGTGTTTTGCAGTAAAGTGTATAGATTCATGGTACAGGAAAGTCCATCCTTGGATGTACCTGCATGGAAGCATATATTAGAAAAGTCGTTTCATGTTTCTTAGAAGAGAGGATGATGATAATGCCTTGTTTCTCATGGCTTGGTGATTTTAATGCCACAAGAGCTATAATAATGTTACAATATAGAATTTCCTGTAACGTGGATATTATATATGGCAGTAAAACAGCACTCACATTGGCTTCATTAAAACAAATTCACAGTTTCAGCTATGTACCACCTTTTATGTCTTTCTCTGAAGCCAGAATATGAGGGTTTGCTGCTTATGTTGGCTGGCCAGGTCTCATAGTCCTATCTACATTGACAAATGAGCCCCGTTGCTCGCAATTCACCTAGGCACTTAGCACTGGAATGTATTGGATAGTTTTTTGAGGACCTATTTTGCTGCATCTTCTcaataggcatttttttttttgtttaattaagccCAAACACCTGTGGCACAACCTGGGCATGTCAAGACTCTCAGAGGGTAGTATAGATGTACACAAAAATAATGACAAAAAGGTTGAGCACAGTTCCTATAATTCCCAACATGGCCAAAATGGACTCCTCTTTTTCCTCTTTCTCTTCTTGCCTCTTTACTTCTGCTGCTGCTGCCGTAATAGCAGACGTGACCATTTTTCCCAGAAATTTCTTCAACACTCCTTCAAAGACTGTCTAGAAAAAAAGGGATAACACCATAAAAATAAGTTTAGTTT
This region of Pelobates fuscus isolate aPelFus1 chromosome 2, aPelFus1.pri, whole genome shotgun sequence genomic DNA includes:
- the LOC134587049 gene encoding protein TUNAR-like, translated to MTDATVLLMQSRTVFEGVLKKFLGKMVTSAITAAAAEVKRQEEKEEKEESILAMLGIIGTVLNLFVIIFVYIYTTL